A genomic stretch from Terriglobus sp. RCC_193 includes:
- a CDS encoding PAS domain-containing sensor histidine kinase, translating into MRRLVPRTFFAQLVLGIILAQTLVLGGYLYYVVATTRQVSRKNLEARISSQIDRLAAACTERIRRSDYEALHELLELAEIAPSIQSTRLTDLAGNTVAASKGGMNRELDEQERKILPTVTGQHIFRAKSGQVEAVTPLLENGKPVALLWLEPNPVSATNTVSPIVRMALMYGALALLANLLPIFLIVRRMTKPIRTLSLATHRVLRGTLPNPEFPLPVSVQNEAGVLTENFNTMVRELEEQRSGLLETLALLDSMLGNAPIGFAFLDANFQIVRQNDFFSVMFGTQDADGGVLAGSLAADVRARVAEVFKTGQGIRNLELRNGREDSPRAWLMQFYPVRTSTENVRWVGVVCSEITERLKAEETLRRTEKLAAAGRLAASVAHEINNPLESVTNLLYILRHHQPMDVSALGFIEMAQEELTRVAQVTQQTLRFYRQSVSRARVDLNEIVDSVFALYQPRLLRANINVLRESRGDVSLVCFAGEMRQLLANLVANSLDAMSGGGTLSIRIRRTAIASNGLLLTVADTGHGMSVETARKVFEAFFTTKHATGTGLGLWVSEEIIRKHRGSVRLRTREGEHSGTCFFMFFPDVSAEAWSDGELDSSASDAVPVS; encoded by the coding sequence ATGCGCCGCCTTGTGCCGCGAACCTTTTTTGCCCAGCTTGTACTCGGAATTATCCTTGCGCAAACACTTGTGCTCGGCGGATATCTCTATTACGTCGTCGCTACTACCAGACAGGTATCGCGCAAGAACCTGGAAGCACGCATCTCCAGCCAGATTGACCGACTGGCCGCTGCCTGTACCGAACGGATTCGGCGCAGTGATTACGAGGCCCTCCATGAGCTCCTGGAGTTGGCAGAGATCGCGCCCAGCATCCAGTCCACGCGGTTAACGGACCTTGCTGGCAACACCGTCGCTGCCAGCAAGGGCGGCATGAATCGCGAACTGGACGAGCAGGAACGGAAAATTCTTCCTACCGTTACCGGGCAGCACATCTTCCGTGCGAAAAGCGGCCAGGTGGAGGCCGTCACACCGCTGCTGGAAAATGGCAAACCCGTAGCTCTGCTGTGGTTGGAGCCTAACCCGGTTTCCGCAACCAACACGGTCAGTCCGATTGTCCGCATGGCGCTCATGTATGGTGCACTGGCGCTTCTGGCCAACCTGTTGCCCATCTTCCTGATCGTTCGCCGCATGACAAAGCCTATTCGGACGTTGAGCCTGGCGACGCACCGCGTATTACGTGGCACCCTGCCCAATCCTGAGTTTCCATTACCCGTCTCGGTACAAAATGAAGCCGGCGTATTGACGGAAAACTTCAACACCATGGTCCGTGAACTGGAAGAGCAGCGCAGCGGCCTGCTGGAAACACTGGCATTGCTCGACTCCATGCTGGGCAACGCGCCCATCGGATTTGCCTTTCTGGATGCGAACTTTCAGATTGTGCGCCAGAACGACTTCTTCTCCGTCATGTTCGGCACGCAGGACGCGGATGGCGGCGTCCTGGCCGGTTCTTTAGCCGCAGACGTAAGGGCCCGCGTCGCAGAGGTTTTTAAAACAGGGCAGGGCATTCGTAATCTTGAACTGCGGAATGGGCGCGAGGACTCGCCGCGTGCCTGGTTGATGCAGTTCTATCCGGTGCGAACCTCCACGGAAAATGTGCGCTGGGTAGGCGTCGTCTGCAGCGAAATCACAGAACGCCTGAAGGCCGAAGAGACGCTGCGGCGCACCGAAAAGCTGGCCGCTGCAGGTCGCCTGGCAGCCAGCGTGGCGCATGAGATCAATAACCCGCTGGAATCCGTCACGAACCTGCTCTACATCCTTCGCCATCATCAGCCGATGGATGTCAGCGCGCTGGGATTCATCGAGATGGCGCAGGAAGAACTCACACGCGTAGCGCAGGTAACGCAACAGACGCTGCGTTTCTATCGGCAATCGGTCTCACGAGCCCGGGTCGATCTGAATGAGATTGTGGATTCAGTATTCGCGCTTTACCAGCCACGTCTGCTGCGTGCCAACATCAACGTCCTGCGCGAAAGTCGTGGCGACGTCTCCCTTGTCTGTTTTGCCGGGGAAATGCGGCAGCTTCTGGCAAATCTGGTGGCCAACTCGCTGGACGCCATGTCAGGTGGAGGAACGCTGTCCATCCGTATACGCCGCACGGCAATTGCTTCCAATGGTCTGCTGCTGACGGTCGCAGACACGGGACATGGCATGTCGGTGGAGACCGCGCGCAAGGTCTTCGAAGCCTTCTTCACCACCAAGCATGCAACCGGCACAGGACTCGGCCTCTGGGTAAGTGAAGAGATCATTCGCAAACATCGGGGTTCCGTACGTCTCCGCACCCGCGAAGGCGAGCATTCCGGCACCTGTTTCTTCATGTTCTTTCCAGACGTGTCGGCAGAGGCGTGGAGCGACGGCGAACTGGATAGCTCTGCATCCGACGCTGTCCCAGTGAGCTAG
- the murQ gene encoding N-acetylmuramic acid 6-phosphate etherase → MPALMIEEQNNTALQDKQGIRSLATERQNEASEGFDTKSALEIARIINAEDAKVAAAVKKALPEIAQVIDVVARCLRDGGRLIYVGAGSSGRIASLDAAECPATFSTQPAQVQYIMCGGPKALASAADVNEDSPDMGQRDIAKRRPTRKDIVIGISASGRTPYVVGAVEYARLRGAQTAAIVCNQGTRLADAADICMVAEVGPEVISGSTRLKASTAQKMITNMITTGAMTRLGYVYDNLMVNVHMKNEKLVERGINVLQRVTGVDRETAIRTIKSAGKSIPIAVVMLKASVDKMEAVRRLQKSDGNVRRAIENAPLDL, encoded by the coding sequence ATGCCTGCACTCATGATCGAAGAACAGAACAATACGGCCCTGCAAGATAAGCAGGGCATCCGCTCCCTGGCCACCGAGCGGCAAAACGAAGCTTCTGAGGGGTTCGACACCAAGTCGGCTCTTGAGATCGCACGCATCATCAATGCGGAAGATGCAAAAGTCGCCGCAGCGGTGAAGAAGGCACTCCCGGAGATTGCGCAGGTTATCGACGTGGTGGCGCGCTGTCTTCGCGATGGCGGTCGGCTCATCTACGTGGGTGCCGGTTCGTCTGGACGCATTGCTTCGCTGGATGCGGCGGAATGTCCAGCCACCTTCTCCACGCAACCCGCGCAGGTGCAGTACATCATGTGCGGCGGCCCCAAGGCACTGGCCAGCGCTGCGGATGTGAATGAAGACTCGCCTGATATGGGCCAGCGCGACATTGCCAAGCGACGCCCCACCCGGAAAGACATTGTGATCGGCATCTCTGCGTCCGGGCGTACTCCATATGTCGTGGGCGCGGTGGAATATGCGCGCCTGCGTGGCGCCCAGACCGCGGCAATTGTCTGCAATCAGGGGACGCGACTGGCAGATGCAGCCGATATCTGCATGGTGGCCGAAGTGGGGCCGGAAGTCATCAGCGGGTCCACTCGCCTGAAGGCATCCACCGCGCAAAAGATGATCACGAACATGATCACGACCGGAGCGATGACCCGGCTTGGATATGTGTACGACAACCTGATGGTGAACGTGCACATGAAGAACGAAAAGCTGGTGGAACGCGGCATCAATGTGCTGCAGCGCGTTACCGGCGTCGATCGGGAAACAGCGATTCGCACCATCAAATCCGCCGGCAAGTCCATTCCGATTGCGGTGGTGATGCTGAAGGCGAGCGTCGATAAGATGGAAGCCGTTCGCCGACTGCAGAAGTCAGATGGCAATGTTCGTCGCGCGATTGAAAATGCACCGCTCGATCTTTAA
- the lepB gene encoding signal peptidase I, which yields MNDTEQQNVEETTPVRKAVSWAWLRDVLASVAVSVFIILFLYQPVRVEGTSMVPMLQDQDRLFINKLAYHVGEIHPSDVVVFHYPRDLTKSYIKRVIALPGDRLRIEHGRVFVNDRLLKESYVPLRFADERSQPEMTVPANEYFVMGDHRSISSDSRDFGPVDRTLIYGKASFVYWPFDQAGVVH from the coding sequence ATGAACGACACAGAGCAGCAGAACGTGGAAGAGACAACTCCGGTACGCAAAGCCGTCTCCTGGGCATGGTTGAGAGACGTATTAGCCTCCGTTGCAGTCTCAGTTTTTATCATTCTGTTTCTGTACCAACCCGTCCGCGTGGAAGGCACCAGCATGGTGCCCATGTTGCAGGACCAGGATCGCCTGTTCATTAACAAGCTTGCCTATCACGTGGGAGAGATCCATCCCAGCGATGTGGTCGTCTTCCACTATCCCCGCGACCTCACCAAAAGTTATATCAAACGGGTCATTGCGCTTCCCGGCGACCGTTTGCGCATCGAGCATGGCCGCGTGTTCGTGAACGACAGGTTACTCAAGGAATCGTACGTCCCCTTGCGATTCGCAGATGAGCGCTCGCAGCCGGAGATGACCGTTCCGGCGAACGAATACTTTGTCATGGGCGATCACCGTTCCATCTCCTCGGACAGCCGCGACTTCGGCCCCGTGGACCGCACCCTGATTTACGGCAAGGCCAGCTTCGTCTATTGGCCCTTCGATCAGGCTGGCGTCGTTCACTAA